Genomic DNA from Gimesia aquarii:
AAAACGGTGATGGCGTTCGATCACTTCTACATCCACACCACTGGGAGAATTTTTCAATGAATGAGCTGCTTCACGTACCAGCTTCATCATCAAATTAACGGCCAAACTCATATTTGGTGCCAGAATTAATGGCGTAGTTTGTGAAGCAGAGAGCACTTCGTCACGTTGTTCCGGTGTTAAACCGGTCGTCGCCGCCACTAAACCAATCTGTCGCTCTGCACAGACCTTGGCAACGCTCAATAGCCCCGATGGCATGGAGAAATCAATCATGACATCAACACGGTCCGTCAATTCCGATTGAATCTCCACTCCTACAGAACCAGTACCAGCCACTTCTCCAGCGTCTTTACCCAGCGCAGGAGAATTCTCTGAATCGAGTGCCGAGCCCAGCTTCAAATCCGGATCTTGACACACCAGAACAACCACGCGCTGTCCCATACGACCAGCGGCGCCATTCACCCCAACGAGAAGTTGATCACCCATCTCTCACTCCCACTTGCTGAATCTTATTGCATTCATTCGATTGAATTGTCGCGGATCCACCGCTCTCTTTGATCGTAATACACTCACTTCTACTTTTCCATAAGTGCCTGCGACAATCTAGCTGCATTTTTGACATTATTCGCTTCGGTTTTTGATTTCTGTCATTGCCTGCTTTAATTCCTGAATTACATCAGACTCCACTTCGACGGCAAGTCGCTGATTGAGTAACGCAAAGACTGCTTCATCTCCCAGATTGCCGAGTGCCCAGGCTGCGGCTCCACGAATCATGGCTTCAGAATCATGTAAAGCCTTTAATAAAGCAGGAACTGCTGAGGAATCTCCCAAATTTCCTAAGACAATTGCCGCATTCCGTAATAACCCGGCTCGTCGTGGTCTCGACATGGGTGTGCTCCGAAATCGTTCTTCGAAGGCTGTTTTATCCAAAGACAACAACTCGACTGCGTCCAAGGGGGTAAACCGTTCATCAGGTCGAAAGGCGGGTTCGTGACTGAAGGGGGCTTTATGGTTCCAGGGGCAAACATCCTGACACACATCGCAACCAAACATCCATTCCTGCATACCTGCCCGTAACTCACCTGGGATCGGCTGATCACGGAGTTCTATCGTCAAATAGGAAATACACTTCCGCGCATCTAAAATCCCCGCTTCAATGAACGCATCCGTGGGACAGGCATCCAGACAACGTGTGCAAGTCCCACAGTGTGACGTTTGATGAGGGGTATCGTATTCCAGTTCGTAACTCAGTAACATCCCCGCCAGAAAAAACCAGCTTCCTTCTGTTTTGCTCAGGAGCAAAGTATTTTTGCCAATCCAACCCAGACCTGCGAGTTGCGCAAAATCTCGTTCTAATAATGGAGCAGTGTCTACAACACCTCGAGTTTCGCAGTCTGGTAAATGCTCACGTATTCGCTTTGAAAGTTCTTTCAATTTTTTGCGAATGACATTGTGATAATCGTCATTGCCCCAGGCATAACGCGAAATTCGGGCCTGCGTACCA
This window encodes:
- the queG gene encoding tRNA epoxyqueuosine(34) reductase QueG, which translates into the protein MAEESAPLERDQSQQSTLIKQMAYEVGFDLAGIAPAVSPEGYHRFLDWLDQGYAGEMSYLERRKDVYEHPQTVMGSVRSVLMLALNYRTDEPPSLSGTQARISRYAWGNDDYHNVIRKKLKELSKRIREHLPDCETRGVVDTAPLLERDFAQLAGLGWIGKNTLLLSKTEGSWFFLAGMLLSYELEYDTPHQTSHCGTCTRCLDACPTDAFIEAGILDARKCISYLTIELRDQPIPGELRAGMQEWMFGCDVCQDVCPWNHKAPFSHEPAFRPDERFTPLDAVELLSLDKTAFEERFRSTPMSRPRRAGLLRNAAIVLGNLGDSSAVPALLKALHDSEAMIRGAAAWALGNLGDEAVFALLNQRLAVEVESDVIQELKQAMTEIKNRSE
- the dapB gene encoding 4-hydroxy-tetrahydrodipicolinate reductase codes for the protein MGDQLLVGVNGAAGRMGQRVVVLVCQDPDLKLGSALDSENSPALGKDAGEVAGTGSVGVEIQSELTDRVDVMIDFSMPSGLLSVAKVCAERQIGLVAATTGLTPEQRDEVLSASQTTPLILAPNMSLAVNLMMKLVREAAHSLKNSPSGVDVEVIERHHRFKEDAPSGTALHFGEIIAEEMGQTDHVHGRQGRPGARSISEIGYHALRTGDNVGEHTIVFGMMGETIDLTVRGHTRDSYVYGALAAAKYLAAQRPGLYSMADVLGLN